TTTTCTTGAAGAGAGTATGCCCAACTTTTTCATAAACGCTAAATGCTTGCTTATCGTAGTTCTATCGCAAGAAAATAAATTTCCTATATTATGGACACACATTTCTCCCTCAGACAAGGCTTGTACGATAGAGAAACGAACCGGATGAGCCAGCCCCTTCAGTATTTCTATTTTTCTGTCAAACAACAAGTTTTTA
The window above is part of the Synergistaceae bacterium genome. Proteins encoded here:
- a CDS encoding winged helix-turn-helix transcriptional regulator; this encodes MVNKNLLFDRKIEILKGLAHPVRFSIVQALSEGEMCVHNIGNLFSCDRTTISKHLAFMKKLGILSSRKDGLKVYYSLRVHCLPNMLSCIQKIAEGENPEIFLEK